TGCTTGACGACACCATCGTGATGTTCTATTCCGACCACGGCGTCGGGCTGCCGCGGGGCAAGCGATCCTGCTACGACACCGGCACCCGTGTCCCGCTGATCATACGGTTCCCCGACGGCGCAGATGCGGGGACGACCGACGCCACCGTTGTCAGCTTCGTTGACTTCGGCCCGACCGTGCTGTCCCTCGCGGGTGTTGAGCCGGACGATCGGCTCGACGGCACGCCGTTCCTCGGCGCGTTTGCCTACGAGCGCGACGACTTCCGCAAGGGCTACGCCTACAGCCACGCCGACCGGTTCGACGCCGTGTACGACCGGGTGCGGAGCGTGAGCGATGGGCGGTACCGCTATGTGCGCAACTACATCACGGACGAGCCCTACCTCATCGCCAACGCCTACCGCGAGCGGATCCCGATGACGACCGACCTGTACGCGCTGCGCGAGCCCGGCGCGCTGGTGACACCCGAGCAGTGGCAGATGGCAGTGACCCAGCGGCCCGAAGAAGAGTTCTACGACACGCAGAACGACCCGTGGGAGGTCCACAACCTCGCGGCCGACCCGTCCCATACCCAGCGGATGCACGCGATGCGCGAGGCGCTCGGGGCGTGGATCGAGGACACCGGCGACCTCGGGTTTGTGCTGCCCGAGACGGTGCTGGTACGTGAACACCTCTGGCCCCCCGACGGTGAGCAGCCGACGACCGCCCGGCCCGAGGTCGACTACGAGATCATCCCCAACGCCGGCGGGATGTTCTACCGTTTCTCGATCTCCTGCGAGACCGAAGGCGCGTCGATCGCCTACCGGCTGGGCACGAGCCGGCGTGAGATGGGCCCGTGGCGGGTGTACACCGGCGGGACGATCGACACGCCGGGCAGCGTCCGCTTCCTCGAGGTCAACACCCACCGCATCGGCTACAAGCCCAGCGAGCAGGGCACGCTACTGGGGGGCGAGTAGCGTGCGGGTGCTCCTGCAGCGGGTAACGCACGCGTCGGTGGTGGTCGAAGGCGAAACCGTCGGCGCGATCGGGCGTGGCTACCTCCTGCTGGTCGGCGTCGGCCACGACGATACCTCCGGAACCGTGGACCGGCTGGCAAGAAAAATCGTCAACCTCCGGCTGTTCCCCAACGACGACGGCAAGTTCGACCGCTCGCTGCTCGATGTCCGCGGCGCGGCGCTCGTCGTGTCGCAGTTCACGCTGATGGGCAATACGAAGAAGGGGAATCGGCCCAGCTTCATCGACGCCGCCAAGCCCGAGGTCGCGTCGCCGCTGTGCGACTACTTCGTGGAGGCGCTACGCAAGCTCGGCGTATCGCGCGTCGAGACAGGGCGGTTCGGGGCGCAGATGGAGGTGTCGCTTTGCAATGACGGGCCGGTGACGTTGTGGCTGGATAGCGAGGCGTAAATTCCGGGTGCCACACAACTGCCTTGTTCGGAGGGCTGCTGTGTGCGGATGAAACAAGTGTGGTTCCAACACAGCACACAGCAGCCCTTCGGGCAGTTGTGTGGCACCGAGCGTGTTGGCGGGTATCGTCGCGGACTTCTCCCCCCACCCTACGCATCAATCCAGGCCGTGGAACCATCGGGACCAGTTGGGCTTGAGGTCGCGGATGCGGCCGTGGAACGAAGCGGGGATGGCGATCGCTTCGCCGGTGATCTCGCTGCGCATCACGGGTCCGAAGTAGCGCGAGTCGTGTGAGTTGTTGCGGTTGTCGCCGACCATGTAGTACTCGTTTTCGCCGAGCGTGACGGGCCCGAAGCTGGACATGATGAGGTCGCGGAGGATTGT
The sequence above is a segment of the Phycisphaeraceae bacterium D3-23 genome. Coding sequences within it:
- a CDS encoding sulfatase, producing MNCIRFLLGFMLLVSIAPQAIAQDAPRPNIVWLVVEDMSPWLACYGDDTVPTPNIDRLAREGLLYENAFATSPVCAPARSSLITGMYATRIGSMQMRNNSPSRTALEANPEAYAEIPGYQAVPPTFVRCFPEHLRAAGYYCTNNSKQDYQFRCPVGVWDASSGQAHWRNRDDGQPFFAVFNHSGTHESQAFPESRRRPEVVAPEEVPIPPFYPDTPAVRDALARTYNNIAAMDVWVGNKLKELEDAGLLDDTIVMFYSDHGVGLPRGKRSCYDTGTRVPLIIRFPDGADAGTTDATVVSFVDFGPTVLSLAGVEPDDRLDGTPFLGAFAYERDDFRKGYAYSHADRFDAVYDRVRSVSDGRYRYVRNYITDEPYLIANAYRERIPMTTDLYALREPGALVTPEQWQMAVTQRPEEEFYDTQNDPWEVHNLAADPSHTQRMHAMREALGAWIEDTGDLGFVLPETVLVREHLWPPDGEQPTTARPEVDYEIIPNAGGMFYRFSISCETEGASIAYRLGTSRREMGPWRVYTGGTIDTPGSVRFLEVNTHRIGYKPSEQGTLLGGE
- the dtd gene encoding D-aminoacyl-tRNA deacylase is translated as MRVLLQRVTHASVVVEGETVGAIGRGYLLLVGVGHDDTSGTVDRLARKIVNLRLFPNDDGKFDRSLLDVRGAALVVSQFTLMGNTKKGNRPSFIDAAKPEVASPLCDYFVEALRKLGVSRVETGRFGAQMEVSLCNDGPVTLWLDSEA